Proteins encoded within one genomic window of Streptomyces sp. NBC_00523:
- a CDS encoding DUF721 domain-containing protein, whose amino-acid sequence MSGDGAGKTPGGEDGAKPAEPSGVDLARVALRAAKEQARARGEAAQQKKQARRGGGLRSGARRDGRDPLPLGAAINRLITERGWETPAAVGGVMGRWPQIVGDDLALHCVPVRYDEEPDQRVLTVQCDSTAWATQLRLLAPQLVARLNADLGNGTVRMIKVLGPGGPQHRFGPLRAPGSTGPGDTYG is encoded by the coding sequence ATGAGCGGCGACGGTGCGGGGAAGACCCCCGGCGGCGAGGACGGGGCGAAGCCCGCGGAGCCGTCCGGTGTGGACCTGGCCCGGGTCGCCCTGCGCGCGGCCAAGGAGCAGGCGCGGGCGCGCGGCGAGGCGGCGCAGCAGAAGAAGCAGGCCAGGCGCGGCGGCGGCCTGCGCTCCGGGGCGCGGCGGGACGGCCGCGATCCGCTGCCGCTGGGCGCCGCGATCAACCGGCTGATCACCGAGCGCGGCTGGGAGACCCCGGCGGCGGTCGGCGGGGTGATGGGCCGCTGGCCGCAGATCGTCGGTGACGACCTCGCGCTGCACTGTGTGCCCGTGCGGTACGACGAGGAACCGGACCAGCGCGTCCTGACGGTGCAGTGCGATTCGACGGCCTGGGCGACGCAGCTGCGGCTGCTGGCTCCACAGCTGGTGGCCCGGCTCAACGCGGACCTGGGCAACGGCACGGTGCGGATGATCAAGGTGCTGGGTCCCGGCGGCCCGCAGCACCGGTTCGGCCCGCTGCGCGCCCCGGGGAGCACGGGCCCGGGCGACACCTACGGCTGA
- a CDS encoding DUF3566 domain-containing protein: MTDTRGPQPQYEGYATGPLPGEREPAPGQAGPYHPPQAYPSPPGGTQGGGRPYGAQQGVGPAQTARKPRTGARTTPRTRKARLRVSKADPWSVMKVSFLLSIALGICTVMASAVLWMVMDAMGVFSTVGGTISEATGSNEGNGFDLQAFLSLPRVLIFTSVIAVIDVVLATALATLGAFIYNLSAGFVGGVELTLAEDE, translated from the coding sequence GTGACGGATACGCGGGGCCCTCAGCCCCAGTACGAGGGTTACGCGACCGGGCCGCTGCCCGGCGAGCGGGAACCCGCACCGGGCCAGGCGGGCCCGTACCACCCGCCGCAGGCCTACCCCTCGCCTCCGGGCGGGACCCAGGGCGGTGGGCGGCCCTACGGTGCTCAGCAGGGCGTGGGACCGGCCCAGACGGCCCGCAAGCCGCGGACGGGGGCGCGGACCACTCCGCGTACCCGTAAGGCGCGCCTGCGGGTGTCCAAGGCCGATCCGTGGTCGGTGATGAAGGTCAGCTTCCTGCTGTCCATCGCGCTCGGCATCTGCACGGTGATGGCGTCGGCGGTCCTGTGGATGGTGATGGACGCGATGGGCGTCTTCTCCACCGTGGGCGGCACCATCAGCGAGGCGACCGGCTCCAACGAGGGCAACGGCTTCGACCTCCAGGCGTTCCTGTCGCTGCCCAGGGTCCTGATCTTCACCTCGGTCATCGCGGTGATCGACGTGGTCCTGGCCACCGCGCTGGCGACGCTGGGCGCCTTCATCTACAACCTGTCGGCGGGCTTCGTGGGCGGTGTCGAGCTCACGCTGGCGGAGGACGAGTAG
- the gyrA gene encoding DNA gyrase subunit A, translating to MADENTPAPVTPEEVPPVEGVGMRVEPVGLETEMQRSYLDYAMSVIVSRALPDVRDGLKPVHRRVLYAMYDGGYRPEKGFYKCARVVGDVMGTYHPHGDSSIYDALVRLAQPWSMRMPLVDSNGNFGSPGNDPAAAMRYTECKMMPLSMEMVRDIDEETVDFQDNYDGRNQEPTVLPARFPNLLVNGSAGIAVGMATNIPPHNLREVASGAQWYLENPEASQEELLDALIERIKGPDFPTGALVVGRKGIEEAYRTGRGSITMRAVVAVEEIQNRQCLVVTELPYQTNPDNLAQKIADLVKDGKVGGIADVRDETSSRTGQRLVVVLKRDAVAKVVLNNLYKHTDLQSNFGANMLALVDGVPRTLSIDAFIRHWVTHQIEVIVRRTKFRLRKAEERAHILRGLLKALNAIDEVIALIRRSQTVEVAREGLMGLLEIDELQANAILEMQLRRLAALEHQKITAEHDELQAKINEYNAILASPERQRQIVSEELAAIVDKFGDDRRSKLVPFEGDMSIEDLIAEEDIVVTISRGGYVKRTKTDDYRSQKRGGKGVRGTKLREDDIVDHFFVSTTHHWLLFFTNKGRVYRAKAYELPDAGRDARGQHVANLLAFQPDEQIAQILAIRDYDAAPYLILATQGGLVKKTALKDYDSPRSGGVIAINLRETADGADDELIGAELVSADDDLLLISKKAQSIRFTATDEALRPMGRATSGVKGMSFREGDELLSMNVVRPGTFVFTATDGGYAKRTPVDEYRVQGRGGLGIKAAKIVEDRGSLVGALVVEETDEILAITLGGGVIRTRVNEVRETGRDTMGVQLINLGKRDAVVGIARNAEAGREADEVDGPVDSDAEGGTTELTTADEAAGSTVDSNVEDTSSSTGEHEE from the coding sequence ATGGCCGACGAGAACACCCCCGCTCCCGTGACGCCCGAAGAGGTTCCGCCCGTCGAGGGCGTGGGTATGCGTGTCGAGCCCGTCGGGCTCGAGACGGAGATGCAGCGCTCCTACCTCGACTACGCGATGTCCGTCATCGTCTCGCGTGCGCTGCCCGACGTGCGGGACGGCCTCAAGCCCGTCCACCGCCGGGTGCTGTACGCGATGTACGACGGTGGCTACCGGCCCGAGAAGGGCTTCTACAAGTGCGCCCGTGTCGTCGGTGACGTCATGGGTACGTACCACCCGCACGGCGACTCCTCGATCTACGACGCCCTGGTCCGCCTGGCGCAGCCGTGGTCGATGCGCATGCCGCTGGTGGACTCCAACGGCAACTTCGGTTCCCCGGGCAACGACCCGGCCGCCGCCATGCGGTACACCGAGTGCAAGATGATGCCGCTGTCCATGGAGATGGTCCGGGACATCGACGAGGAGACCGTCGACTTCCAGGACAACTACGACGGCCGCAACCAGGAGCCGACGGTCCTCCCGGCGCGCTTCCCGAACCTGCTGGTCAACGGCTCCGCGGGCATCGCGGTCGGCATGGCGACCAACATCCCGCCGCACAACCTGCGCGAGGTCGCGTCGGGTGCCCAGTGGTACCTGGAGAACCCGGAAGCCTCGCAGGAGGAGCTGCTGGACGCCCTGATCGAGCGGATCAAGGGCCCGGACTTCCCGACCGGCGCGCTGGTCGTCGGCCGCAAGGGCATCGAGGAGGCGTACCGCACGGGCCGTGGCTCGATCACGATGCGCGCGGTCGTGGCGGTCGAGGAGATCCAGAACCGCCAGTGCCTGGTCGTCACGGAGCTTCCGTACCAGACCAACCCCGACAACCTCGCGCAGAAGATCGCCGACCTGGTGAAGGACGGCAAGGTCGGCGGCATCGCCGACGTGCGCGACGAGACCTCCTCGCGTACCGGCCAGCGCCTGGTCGTCGTACTGAAGCGGGACGCGGTCGCCAAGGTCGTCCTGAACAACCTGTACAAGCACACCGATCTGCAGTCCAACTTCGGCGCCAACATGCTGGCGCTGGTGGACGGGGTGCCGCGCACCCTGTCGATCGACGCGTTCATCCGCCACTGGGTGACGCACCAGATCGAGGTCATCGTCCGGCGCACGAAGTTCCGGCTGCGCAAGGCCGAGGAGCGCGCGCACATCCTGCGCGGGCTGCTGAAGGCCCTGAACGCCATCGACGAGGTCATCGCCCTCATCCGGCGCAGCCAGACCGTCGAGGTCGCCCGTGAGGGCCTGATGGGCCTGCTGGAGATCGACGAGCTCCAGGCGAACGCGATCCTGGAGATGCAGCTGCGCCGGCTGGCCGCGCTGGAGCACCAGAAGATCACCGCCGAGCACGACGAGCTCCAGGCGAAGATCAACGAGTACAACGCGATCCTGGCCTCGCCCGAGCGGCAGCGGCAGATCGTCAGCGAGGAGCTGGCGGCGATCGTCGACAAGTTCGGCGACGACCGGCGCTCCAAGCTGGTGCCCTTCGAGGGCGACATGTCCATCGAGGACCTGATCGCCGAGGAGGACATCGTCGTCACGATCTCCCGCGGCGGCTATGTGAAGCGCACCAAGACGGACGACTACCGCTCGCAGAAGCGCGGCGGCAAGGGCGTGCGCGGCACGAAGCTCAGGGAAGACGACATCGTCGACCACTTCTTCGTGTCCACGACGCACCACTGGCTGCTGTTCTTCACCAACAAGGGCCGGGTCTACCGGGCCAAGGCGTACGAGCTGCCGGACGCCGGCCGGGACGCGCGCGGCCAGCACGTGGCGAACCTGCTGGCCTTCCAGCCGGACGAGCAGATCGCGCAGATCCTGGCGATCCGCGACTACGACGCGGCGCCCTACCTGATCCTGGCCACCCAGGGCGGCCTGGTGAAGAAGACCGCGCTGAAGGACTACGATTCGCCGCGCTCCGGTGGTGTCATCGCCATCAACCTGCGGGAGACCGCGGACGGCGCCGACGACGAGCTGATCGGCGCGGAGCTGGTCTCGGCCGACGACGACCTGCTTCTCATCAGCAAGAAGGCCCAGTCGATCAGGTTCACCGCGACGGACGAGGCGCTGCGGCCGATGGGCCGCGCCACCTCGGGCGTCAAGGGCATGAGTTTCCGCGAGGGAGACGAACTGCTCTCGATGAATGTCGTCAGGCCCGGTACTTTCGTGTTCACTGCAACCGACGGCGGGTACGCGAAGCGGACCCCGGTCGACGAGTACCGCGTCCAGGGTCGCGGTGGCCTCGGCATCAAGGCCGCCAAGATCGTGGAGGACAGGGGCTCGCTGGTCGGCGCGCTGGTGGTCGAGGAGACGGACGAGATCCTCGCCATCACGCTCGGCGGTGGTGTGATTCGTACGCGAGTCAACGAAGTCAGGGAGACGGGCCGTGACACCATGGGCGTCCAACTGATCAATCTGGGCAAGCGGGATGCCGTCGTCGGCATCGCCCGCAACGCCGAGGCGGGCCGCGAGGCCGACGAGGTCGACGGACCCGTCGACAGCGACGCCGAAGGCGGTACGACCGAGCTGACCACGGCCGACGAGGCCGCCGGCAGCACGGTCGACAGCAATGTCGAGGACACGTCGTCCTCGACCGGGGAGCACGAGGAGTAG
- a CDS encoding vWA domain-containing protein — protein sequence MRTGHHRGGARAGILIGGALFALVAGALPAPAATAAHGAPAVARSGGNGSLVMVLDSSGSMGDDDGTGRTRMESARAAVSTVVDGLPDGFPTGLRVYGADRPHGCTDTRLVQPVRALDRGGLKRAVEAVRPRGDTPIGLSLRKAAEDLPEPADGAIGTRTILLVSDGEDNCGAPAPCEVAERLGGEETGLRIDTVGFQVEGPAREQLECIARAGKGRYYDAPDADALARQLQRAARLSADGYRLKGRRVTGAATADRAPVLTPGQYLDTIGPGEKRYYAVDFDAASTADLAATAVPQPGAAVDTFDALTTRIEHAGHGYCATDTERFSQREGAVPLTAAVARVPSPDGGRVCDRAGRYRLVVERTSKKVSDAARWPLELVYGAEAPLAEGVTPAQSETEYGAGDGNAALPTGDPRDVRGGTGFNDARELGPGVWRDRVLPSQTLWYKVPAGWGQQVSYTVEFANEPTVDRAHSTYSYGATRLYTPARFPLDGGGEFHGSTLYDGSPAAVRMGGVPVAWTNRYESRSYVQPVRVGGDFYISVTLGARAAEIAENPEIGVVLRVAVLGEERSGPGRDAPAVTGPAGGKTGGAEGAGADKQGDSAAAADSGGAGGAGWAVVAAAGAGAAAMAAVLAVFVYVRGRRRAAVRMTRGSA from the coding sequence GTGAGGACAGGTCATCACCGCGGCGGTGCGCGGGCGGGGATTCTGATCGGTGGGGCGTTGTTCGCCCTGGTGGCGGGCGCGCTACCCGCCCCGGCGGCAACGGCCGCGCACGGGGCGCCAGCGGTCGCGCGGTCCGGCGGCAACGGCAGCCTGGTGATGGTGCTCGACTCGTCCGGCTCCATGGGGGACGACGACGGCACCGGCCGCACCCGGATGGAGAGCGCCCGCGCGGCCGTCTCCACGGTGGTGGACGGCCTTCCGGACGGCTTCCCGACCGGGCTGCGGGTCTACGGCGCCGACCGGCCGCACGGCTGTACGGACACCCGCCTCGTCCAGCCGGTGCGCGCCCTTGACCGGGGCGGTCTCAAGCGGGCGGTCGAGGCGGTGCGGCCCCGGGGCGACACCCCCATCGGCCTCTCGCTCCGCAAGGCGGCCGAGGACCTGCCCGAACCGGCGGACGGCGCCATCGGCACGCGCACGATCCTGCTGGTCTCGGACGGCGAGGACAACTGCGGTGCGCCGGCGCCCTGCGAGGTTGCCGAGCGGCTCGGCGGGGAAGAGACCGGGCTGCGCATCGACACCGTCGGCTTCCAGGTGGAGGGCCCCGCCCGCGAACAGCTGGAGTGCATCGCGCGCGCGGGCAAAGGCCGTTACTACGACGCACCGGACGCCGACGCACTGGCCCGCCAACTCCAGCGCGCCGCACGGCTCTCGGCGGACGGCTACCGGCTGAAGGGGCGCCGGGTGACCGGCGCGGCCACGGCCGACCGGGCACCCGTACTGACCCCCGGGCAGTACCTGGACACCATCGGGCCGGGCGAGAAGCGGTACTACGCGGTCGACTTCGACGCCGCCTCCACGGCGGACCTCGCCGCGACAGCGGTCCCGCAGCCGGGGGCGGCGGTGGACACGTTCGACGCCCTGACCACCAGGATCGAGCACGCCGGACACGGGTACTGCGCGACGGACACCGAGCGCTTCTCGCAGCGGGAGGGCGCGGTGCCGCTGACGGCCGCGGTCGCCCGGGTCCCCTCGCCGGACGGCGGCCGCGTCTGCGACCGTGCGGGCCGCTACCGGCTCGTGGTGGAGCGGACGAGCAAGAAGGTCTCGGACGCGGCCCGTTGGCCCCTTGAGCTGGTGTACGGGGCCGAGGCGCCGCTGGCGGAGGGGGTGACGCCCGCTCAGTCGGAGACGGAGTACGGCGCGGGTGACGGGAACGCCGCGCTGCCGACGGGCGATCCGCGCGATGTGCGGGGCGGCACCGGCTTCAACGACGCGCGGGAGCTCGGCCCCGGCGTGTGGCGCGACCGCGTCCTGCCCTCGCAGACTCTCTGGTACAAGGTCCCGGCGGGCTGGGGCCAGCAGGTCTCCTACACCGTCGAGTTCGCGAACGAGCCCACGGTGGACCGGGCCCACTCCACGTACTCGTACGGCGCCACCCGGCTCTACACCCCGGCCCGCTTCCCGCTCGACGGGGGCGGTGAGTTCCACGGGAGCACGCTGTACGACGGCAGCCCCGCGGCGGTCCGGATGGGCGGGGTCCCGGTCGCCTGGACCAACCGCTACGAGAGCCGGTCGTACGTCCAGCCGGTGCGCGTCGGGGGCGACTTCTACATCTCGGTGACGCTGGGCGCGCGGGCCGCGGAGATCGCGGAGAACCCGGAGATCGGTGTGGTGCTGCGCGTGGCGGTGCTGGGCGAGGAACGCTCCGGGCCGGGGCGCGACGCCCCGGCGGTTACGGGACCGGCGGGCGGGAAGACCGGCGGCGCCGAGGGCGCGGGGGCGGACAAGCAGGGCGATTCGGCCGCTGCCGCAGACAGTGGCGGTGCGGGAGGGGCAGGATGGGCGGTCGTTGCGGCCGCGGGCGCGGGGGCTGCCGCCATGGCCGCAGTTCTGGCCGTGTTCGTATATGTACGCGGCCGCCGGAGGGCAGCCGTACGGATGACGAGGGGAAGCGCGTGA
- a CDS encoding DLW-39 family protein gives MKKLLLVALAAIGGLLVYRQIQADRAEQDLWTEATDSVPAGSGV, from the coding sequence GTGAAGAAGCTTCTCCTGGTCGCACTGGCCGCCATCGGCGGGCTCCTCGTGTACCGCCAGATCCAGGCGGATCGCGCCGAGCAGGATCTGTGGACGGAGGCGACCGACTCCGTGCCCGCGGGTTCGGGTGTCTGA
- the gyrB gene encoding DNA topoisomerase (ATP-hydrolyzing) subunit B, with amino-acid sequence MLCQKGRFVADSGNPNENIPSTQGDAAAAPAEAQPSYDASAITVLEGLDAVRKRPGMYIGSTGERGLHHLVQEVVDNSVDEAMAGHADSIDVTILADGGVRVVDNGRGIPVGIVPSEGKPAVEVVLTVLHAGGKFGGGGYAVSGGLHGVGVSVVNALSTRVAVEVKTDGYRWTQDYKFGVPTAPLARNEETGETGTSVTFWADGDIFETTEYSFETLSRRFQEMAFLNKGLTLKLTDERESAKATAGADSAEAVEVPEEEVARSVTYHYENGIVDFVKYLNSRKGDVIHQSVIDIEAEDKDRLLSVEIAMQWNTQYSEGVYSFANAIHTHEGGTHEEGFRAALTSLVNRYARDKKLLREKDDNLTGEDVREGLTAIISVKLGEPQFEGQTKTKLGNTEAKTFVQKVVHEQLTDWFDRNPNEAADIIRKGIAASTARVAARKARDLTRRKGLLESASLPGKLSDCQSNDPTKCEIFIVEGDSAGGSAKSGRNPMYQAILPIRGKILNVEKARVDKILQNTEVQALISAFGTGVHEDFDIEKLRYHKIILMADADVDGQHINTLLLTFLFRFMRPLVEAGHVYLSRPPLYKIKWGRDDFEYAYSDRERDALVELGKQNGKRIREDSIQRFKGLGEMNAEELRVTTMDVDHRVLGQVTLDDAAQADDLFSVLMGEDVEARRSFIQRNAKDVRFLDI; translated from the coding sequence GTGCTGTGCCAGAAAGGGCGCTTCGTGGCCGATTCCGGCAACCCCAACGAGAACATTCCGTCCACCCAGGGCGACGCCGCTGCCGCCCCGGCCGAGGCGCAGCCCTCGTACGACGCCAGCGCGATCACCGTGCTGGAGGGTCTGGACGCGGTCCGCAAGCGACCTGGCATGTACATCGGCTCGACCGGTGAGCGCGGTCTCCACCACCTCGTGCAGGAGGTCGTGGACAACTCGGTCGACGAGGCCATGGCCGGGCACGCGGACTCCATCGACGTCACGATCCTCGCCGACGGCGGGGTGCGCGTGGTCGACAACGGCCGTGGCATCCCGGTCGGCATCGTGCCGTCCGAGGGCAAGCCGGCCGTCGAGGTCGTCCTCACCGTCCTGCACGCGGGCGGCAAGTTCGGCGGCGGCGGTTACGCCGTCTCCGGTGGTCTGCACGGCGTCGGTGTCTCCGTCGTCAACGCCCTGTCCACGCGGGTGGCCGTCGAGGTGAAGACCGACGGGTACCGCTGGACCCAGGACTACAAGTTCGGTGTCCCGACCGCCCCGCTGGCGCGTAACGAGGAGACCGGCGAGACCGGCACCAGCGTCACCTTCTGGGCCGACGGCGACATCTTCGAGACGACCGAGTACTCCTTCGAGACGCTCTCGCGCCGCTTCCAGGAGATGGCCTTCCTCAACAAGGGCCTCACCCTCAAGCTGACCGACGAGCGCGAGTCGGCGAAGGCGACGGCCGGTGCGGACAGCGCCGAGGCGGTGGAGGTTCCCGAGGAGGAAGTGGCCCGCTCGGTCACGTACCACTACGAGAACGGCATCGTCGACTTCGTCAAGTACCTCAACTCCCGCAAGGGCGATGTCATCCACCAGTCGGTGATCGACATCGAGGCCGAGGACAAGGACCGTCTGCTCTCGGTCGAGATCGCCATGCAGTGGAACACGCAGTACAGCGAGGGTGTCTACTCCTTCGCCAACGCGATCCACACGCATGAGGGCGGTACGCACGAGGAAGGCTTCCGCGCGGCGCTGACCTCGCTGGTCAACCGGTACGCCCGCGACAAGAAGCTGCTCCGCGAGAAGGACGACAACCTCACCGGTGAGGACGTCCGCGAGGGTTTGACCGCGATCATCTCGGTGAAGCTGGGCGAGCCGCAGTTCGAGGGCCAGACGAAGACCAAGCTGGGCAACACGGAGGCCAAGACCTTCGTGCAGAAGGTCGTCCACGAGCAGCTGACGGACTGGTTCGACCGCAACCCCAACGAGGCGGCCGACATCATTCGCAAGGGCATCGCCGCCTCGACCGCCCGGGTGGCGGCCCGCAAGGCGCGCGACCTGACCCGGCGCAAGGGGCTGCTGGAGAGCGCCTCGCTCCCCGGAAAGCTCAGCGACTGCCAGTCGAACGACCCCACCAAGTGCGAGATCTTCATCGTCGAGGGTGACTCCGCAGGCGGCTCGGCCAAGTCCGGCCGCAACCCGATGTACCAGGCGATCCTGCCGATCCGCGGCAAGATCCTGAACGTCGAGAAGGCCCGGGTCGACAAGATCCTCCAGAACACCGAGGTCCAGGCGCTGATCTCGGCGTTCGGCACCGGGGTCCACGAGGACTTCGACATCGAGAAGCTCCGCTATCACAAGATCATCCTGATGGCGGACGCCGACGTCGACGGCCAGCACATCAACACCCTGCTGCTGACCTTCCTGTTCCGCTTCATGCGTCCGCTGGTCGAGGCCGGCCACGTCTACCTGTCGCGCCCCCCGCTGTACAAGATCAAGTGGGGCCGCGACGACTTCGAGTACGCGTACTCGGACCGTGAGCGCGACGCCCTCGTGGAGCTCGGCAAGCAGAACGGCAAGCGGATCAGGGAAGACTCGATCCAGCGCTTCAAGGGTCTCGGCGAGATGAACGCCGAGGAGCTGCGCGTCACCACGATGGACGTCGACCACCGGGTGCTCGGCCAGGTCACGCTGGACGACGCGGCGCAGGCCGACGACCTGTTCTCGGTGCTCATGGGTGAGGACGTGGAGGCGCGGCGCTCGTTCATCCAGCGCAACGCCAAGGACGTCCGCTTCCTCGACATCTGA
- a CDS encoding DUF6344 domain-containing protein, with protein MSTVSAKNIWTALVTAFFALLAALGLASSTATAAQATATNTNTEPAATAHEHTPADRATATGPSVRWTLPRDRALPPTMKQRIRAEAHGSSPATRHLSADTKNTVNTTGSARTSHGTLAQDASLLPP; from the coding sequence ATGAGCACCGTCTCGGCCAAGAACATCTGGACCGCCCTCGTCACCGCGTTCTTCGCACTCCTCGCGGCTCTGGGCCTCGCGAGCTCCACGGCCACCGCCGCACAGGCGACAGCCACGAACACGAACACGGAGCCGGCGGCCACGGCCCACGAGCACACCCCCGCCGACCGCGCAACAGCGACCGGACCTTCGGTGCGATGGACCCTTCCGCGTGACCGGGCGCTGCCGCCCACGATGAAGCAGCGCATCCGCGCCGAGGCACACGGCTCCTCACCCGCCACCCGGCATCTGTCCGCAGACACGAAGAACACCGTGAACACCACGGGCTCCGCCCGCACCTCGCACGGCACCCTGGCGCAGGACGCCTCGCTCCTCCCACCGTGA
- a CDS encoding serine/threonine protein kinase — protein MGEVFAGRYELVDPIGRGGVGAVWRAWDHRRRRYVAAKVLQQSDAHTLLRFVREQALRIEHPHVLAPASWAADDDQVLFTMDLVSGGSLAHVIGDYGPLPPRFVCTLLDQLLAGLSTVHAEGVVHRDIKPANILMEATGRGRPHLRLSDFGISMRKGEPRLTETNYVVGTLGYFAPEQMMGAEPDFPADLFAVGLVALYLLQGTKPDSQALIEHFAEHGTPSAPDGVPEPLWQVIAGLLQPDPQDRFRTATGARKALNAAVEMLPEPSDAEEPVEVFDQIGPLPEGFGPDGPLRSGGPAAAHSPGPQTSGQPTAPPSPQQAPAPQPTAPLATGPHPSGQQPQPYPSAPAPMSETGSFHLPPPGPAVPAHHAPHTAAPAAPYGYPQPAGYTAPDANPVLAPAPGPQDRSFTHPYTAPQQGTAPFQAPASAPGTRPGPSPRVAVPVLLVALVCFAVGIWALTQS, from the coding sequence ATGGGTGAGGTCTTCGCCGGACGGTACGAACTGGTCGATCCGATCGGACGTGGTGGGGTCGGTGCCGTGTGGCGCGCCTGGGACCACCGGCGCCGCCGCTATGTGGCGGCCAAGGTGCTCCAGCAGAGCGACGCGCACACGTTGCTCCGCTTCGTCCGTGAACAGGCGCTGCGCATCGAGCACCCCCATGTGCTCGCACCGGCCAGCTGGGCCGCCGACGACGACCAGGTTCTCTTCACCATGGACCTCGTCAGCGGCGGCTCACTGGCCCATGTCATCGGCGACTACGGCCCGTTGCCCCCTCGTTTCGTCTGCACCCTGCTCGACCAGCTGCTGGCCGGCCTCTCGACGGTGCACGCCGAAGGCGTGGTGCACCGGGACATCAAACCGGCCAACATCCTTATGGAGGCCACCGGCCGGGGCCGCCCGCATCTGCGGCTGTCGGACTTCGGCATCTCCATGCGCAAGGGCGAGCCGCGCCTCACCGAGACGAACTACGTGGTGGGGACGCTCGGTTACTTCGCGCCCGAGCAGATGATGGGCGCCGAACCGGACTTCCCGGCGGACCTCTTCGCGGTCGGCCTGGTCGCCCTCTATCTGCTCCAGGGCACCAAGCCCGACTCGCAGGCGCTCATCGAGCACTTCGCGGAGCACGGCACCCCCAGTGCCCCTGACGGCGTCCCGGAGCCGTTGTGGCAGGTCATCGCGGGCCTCCTGCAGCCGGACCCGCAGGACCGCTTCCGTACGGCCACGGGCGCGCGCAAGGCCCTGAACGCCGCCGTCGAGATGCTTCCCGAGCCCTCGGACGCCGAGGAGCCGGTGGAGGTCTTCGACCAGATCGGCCCGCTTCCCGAGGGCTTCGGCCCCGACGGCCCGCTGCGGTCCGGCGGCCCGGCGGCAGCGCACTCACCCGGCCCTCAGACAAGTGGTCAGCCGACCGCGCCCCCGTCGCCCCAGCAAGCCCCGGCGCCCCAGCCGACGGCGCCCCTGGCGACCGGCCCTCATCCCAGCGGGCAGCAGCCGCAGCCCTACCCCTCCGCGCCCGCTCCCATGTCCGAGACGGGCAGCTTCCACCTCCCGCCCCCCGGGCCGGCCGTTCCCGCGCACCACGCCCCGCACACCGCCGCACCCGCGGCCCCGTACGGCTATCCGCAGCCGGCCGGGTACACCGCCCCCGACGCGAACCCCGTGCTCGCCCCGGCTCCCGGTCCGCAGGATCGGTCCTTCACCCACCCCTACACGGCCCCCCAGCAGGGGACGGCCCCTTTCCAGGCACCGGCCTCCGCCCCCGGAACGCGTCCGGGACCGTCCCCGAGGGTGGCGGTCCCGGTCCTGCTGGTGGCGCTGGTCTGCTTCGCCGTGGGCATCTGGGCGCTGACCCAGTCCTGA